CTTGCTCCACATGAAACGGTTGATTGTGAGAACAAATCACTTAGTAAGAGATATTGTAATAATTACAATGATTTACCATGTACGATGCCTACGAGTGATTATTTGGAGGGTGCGGGTTCATGTAATGAACAAATGGAGTTGTTCCTTGCGGCAGAACGACAAGATTTCCATCGTGATGAATATAAAAGAAGATCAAGATGTAAGAAAAATTATCGATCATCTAAAGTTGTAGGAGGTGATATCATGAGTTGTGTAAGCAGTCCATGTTTATCCATTAGTGGGCCGTCGTTTGAGGGGTCGAGTTGTGGGACCCCATTATATGAGAATAATGATGCTGATCGTCAAGATTATGATAATGGCGGATGTGGTATCGGTTCTTGTTGGTCAAGTACTCCTCGATTTCAAGAACTCGGTGTTTCTAAACACTACGCATGTGAAACTACTCCATTTAGCGAGAGTCCGAGGTGTCTAAGTCAAAAGTTTAGACCGAAGTCGTTTGATGAGTTGGTGGGACAAAATGTGGTATCGAAATCTCTTTTGAGTGTGATCTCAAGTCAAAAGATTACGTCTTTTTATCTCTTTCATGGGCCCCGGGGAACGGGTAAAACGTCTGCAGCGAGAGTATTCGCTGCAGCGTTGAATTGTTTATCGTTTGAGGGAGAAAAACAAAAACCTTGTGGCGAATGTCAAGAATGTGCGCTTTTCTTTGCCGGAAGGAGTCGAGACGTTAAGGAGGTAGATTCGGTCAGTATGAATCAATCCGAAAATCTTCGATACCTTATCAAGAACGCTATGCTCCCTCCCGTTTCTTCTAGTTATAAAGTTTTCATAATCGATGAATGCCAGCTAATGCACGGGTCAACATGGTCAACGCTTATGAATTGTCTTGAAGAAGTATCTCGTCACATTGTGTTTATAATGATCACTCCTGACCTCAGCACGCTACCTCGAACTGCAGTATCGAGGTCCTTAAAGTTCCAGTTTCAAAACATTAACGAAGCAGATATTGTTTGTAAGTTAAGGAAAATTTGTTCAGACGAAGGTTTCAATTATGATTTGGATGCTTTAAATTTCGTCGCTACAAGATCAAATGGATCACTTCGAGATGCAGAAATGACTTTAGAGCAATTAAGTTTGCTTGGAAAAAGAATAACCATGTCATTAACTAATGAGTTTGtaagtaattttataattttactCACTCCCTTTTGATCTTAATTTAACTGgttaatattaagttttatttttttatatatatatatatatatatatatttttttttttgcagattggtaTTGTTTCTGATGAGGAGTTATTCGAGTTACTGGCTATGGCTTTATCATCCGACACTTCGAATACAGTTAAACGGGCAAGGGAGCTGATGCGATCAAGAATCGATCCAATGCAATTAATATCACAATTAGCGAATCTCATTATGGATATTCTTTCTGGGAAGGTTCTAGAAGGCGCTTCGGAAGTTAAAAGACAATTTTTCGAAAAGCATACATGTGAGTTTATTTCATTATTGCAAACACTAACTGTTTCACAACACGTTTGTCGTAATACTGATGACTAATTTCTCGTTATTTTAGCTGAAGCCGATTTGCAGCTACTTAATAACGCGTTGAAGATACTATCTGAAACTGAGAAACAACTTCGAGTATCTAAGAACCAGACAACATGGCTTACGGTTGCTTTATTACAGTTGAGCTCTGCGCCTTCTTTTAATGCAAACGATCCAAATTTCTGTGTTAGGTCAGAGCAGCCAAGAGGTATGAAATCTCTTATCAGTACTAAATAATGATGTTCTTATGTAAACAAATCATATATTTAAGATAATTCTCTGTTCAAATATTAGTTTCTGCTGATGAGAGCGTAAAACATCTCGTGCCGTCTCAATGCGGCCACAATAACGGATGCGAATCGGAATTACTTAAAGATAAAGTGGCACTAGAGTTAATATGGACTAGAGCTATGGAATTATGCAAATCGGTTTCACTCAGTAACTTTCTTAGAAGACATGGGAACTTAGCTTCTGTTTGTTTTCACCAAGGtattatattatgttttataaGGTACATGTTCAAAAACGAACAGTTGTCTGATTGCCGATTATAGTAATCAAACGATAGTTCGTTTCTTATGGTAGTTGATTTCTAACATCGGATATTCGCACTGTTGTAAAAGTCGGGCGACGCATCGGTATTGAGACTAGCCCATCCCGACTCGCCCAAAAACGCCTTAAAAATCGGTCAAcgctaaaaagtcggtcaaagtcgacGTGAGTCGGTCGAGTCGGGTCTGTGTTGGTCAAAGTCGAAGTTAGgccaaaatttttatattttttataattaGAGTTTGTTCCATATATCTatgttctatatttgtttaatatatttatgtGTAATAGTCAATTTTGTAAAACTCGGCTGAGTTTTCGGTTTAGATCACCAACCGAGTTCTCGGTGCGCAGCTCGGTCAATTACTTGGAGAGTTCTCAGTCAACTTGGCCAACTTGGGGAGTTCTCGGTCTACTGCAACTCGGTCAAAAACGGAAATTCGATCAAAAACTCAGCAAATTGGTCAAAgtctattagaatatatatatatatatatatatatatatatatatatatatatatatatatatatatatatatatatatatatatatatatatatatatatatatatgtcaacatCCGAGTTCTCCTCGAGTTCTCCCTGAGTTGCAGAGAACTCCCCAAAAATTTTTGACCGAGTTCTTTCCGAGTTCTGAGTTCTCCAACCTTGGTTATAGTATATGTTTTATTTGTTTATTACTAAAATTCAACGTTCGTCAACCCCCGACTGGTCTCTCCAAGGTCTTGACCGACTCGTCCACAACTCATGACTTTTGCAACCTTGATAATTAGATAATAGTTCGTTTCATATTTGTGCATTTACCTTTTTTCTTATAAGAGTGTTTCTATAATTTTCTATTCTATACCCTATGTTTCCTGAAAGTAGTTGCTTATGAGAATGTTCTCTATACATAGGATCGGCGGTAGTCGAACTCGAATTCCAGCATCAAAATTCTGTATTGAAAGCTGAGAAGTCATGGAAACCAATAGCAAGTGCGTTACAGGCTGCATTGGGTTGCAATGTTGAGATCAGGATCAAGCGATCAGATTGTCATCACGCCAAAAATCATCCAAAAGTCAAAAAGTTCCCGTTCTGCTTATTCCGTCGTGCACGGAGAACCAAGATGTCGAACCAGAACGACACCAGTGTATCTGAAAATGTTAATAATCCTGCAAGAACGATAAGAAACACTGATGGAAATGCCCTGAGTATTGACTTTACTGGTCAAGAACCAGGGAAGACTTCATGTTGTTTTCTTCGAAGTGCGAAACTTCATAAGAAGATTCGTTCATTAGAGACGTTTACAACCAGTGAAACGGATCATAATCTTGGTTTGCCTGTTTCTGGAACCGCAACTACTAGAACATGTTTGTGCGTTGATGATACTCATGTTAGATGCTGCTTCTGCAAAGAAATTGCTTGCTGCAATGCGGTTGACAGGTCAGATGCTTGTTAATCGTCTGTATTTGTAGATATTCACTAGATTATATAAAGTATTTAGGACCAACTACTTAATCCCTTAATAAAAAACTGTACATTgcacaataaaaatataaatatctttataaaTGCAACATGATTATCGATGGTGCAGGCAAAAAAAGGACTCGAAAGTACACTGTTGGAAATCTCCCTTGAAGAAGGTAATTTCATATTGTCCGTTAACAATGAATTAGCTCCTATTGGTTTGGTTGTACTAGATTTCATTGTTTTTTTCATTAAACTTTATCACGGACAATTAATCGAACATGGTGCACAAAATATGAGCTAAGGGTTAAAACTTGTTATTTTTAGGTTTGGCAGCATAGAGTCCGACAACAAGGAGCAGCATAGTCGGTTGTTGTAGATGATCAAATCTGATGATCGTGTAAGTATTAACATGAGTAGATTAACATATAAGAGCTTCATTATATATAATCTGTTGTTTTAGTGTTTATCATGAGACTTGTTTCAGCATATGTAATGTTTATGGATTAGTAAAAAAAATATGATTATGATGAATTTATAtcattttggaagattttaatCCACTTGATGGATGCACAATTGCTATTTGAAATATCGAAATTCATATAAGGGGGTTTAAGGACTTAAGATGCCTCAAATTATTGTAACTATGAATCCTGGCTTGACGAGAAAAATTGTATGATGGTGTCAACATAAATCATAAATGGATTCAGGTATAAGTTAATTACCACTTATTCTTGAAGTCTGAAGTCTAAGCCATGTGGGGGGTATTTTTGCTGACGTGGCATTGTTGTGGGATGGAAGAGGCGCTGTGGTAAATGTTGTGTTGCGGGTGTTTGAGAGTGTTGTGAGTAATGTGGtaaaatataattagtattgaattaataaaaaaataaaaactgctaGCCAATCAAAATTAGGCATCATCGTTGTAATAAATATTGTTCGCCCCACAACAATGACAACGATGGCCACCACAACAGCCTCACAACGCCCGTTGTGATGTTGTGGGGGTTGCCACCTCAACAACGATGGTTTCGTTGTTCACCACAGCATGTGGTCTAATAAAAATGAGCATGGATTGCAAGAAACATAAATCATACCATGattatgtgtgtgttttttttcttCATGGAGTGGATCTCAAAAATTAGTACTCATACCTCATATACTCCATCCATTTCATTTTAGGTGTTCATCTAGAAAATGTAGGCAACTTTGGAGTGTACAATTATTATACTGTTATCCAATAAATTATCTTTACTTCTTACAAActtattttaattggttaaattataaaaaCGAAAGCTTACTTTGAAATTATTCGAGATAGTAATGTGTACAT
This genomic window from Rutidosis leptorrhynchoides isolate AG116_Rl617_1_P2 chromosome 2, CSIRO_AGI_Rlap_v1, whole genome shotgun sequence contains:
- the LOC139889306 gene encoding protein STICHEL-like 2; protein product: MDGRRHSVDLPISKTLIALRRVRSLRDPDTNSLSRLPNFADNLNWEINSTNGIVLENVNNHLHGIDISDPNDLGLIRRSVDHAPFWEMHHGQNTHKPKLGLCRKTDRSGLLAPHETVDCENKSLSKRYCNNYNDLPCTMPTSDYLEGAGSCNEQMELFLAAERQDFHRDEYKRRSRCKKNYRSSKVVGGDIMSCVSSPCLSISGPSFEGSSCGTPLYGETTPFSESPRCLSQKFRPKSFDELVGQNVVSKSLLSVISSQKITSFYLFHGPRGTGKTSAARVFAAALNCLSFEGEKQKPCGECQECALFFAGRSRDVKEVDSVSMNQSENLRYLIKNAMLPPVSSSYKVFIIDECQLMHGSTWSTLMNCLEEVSRHIVFIMITPDLSTLPRTAVSRSLKFQFQNINEADIVCKLRKICSDEGFNYDLDALNFVATRSNGSLRDAEMTLEQLSLLGKRITMSLTNEFIGIVSDEELFELLAMALSSDTSNTVKRARELMRSRIDPMQLISQLANLIMDILSGKVLEGASEVKRQFFEKHTSEADLQLLNNALKILSETEKQLRVSKNQTTWLTVALLQLSSAPSFNANDPNFCVRSEQPRGMKSLIISADESVKHLVPSQCGHNNGCESELLKDKVALELIWTRAMELCKSVSLSNFLRRHGNLASVCFHQGSAVVELEFQHQNSVLKAEKSWKPIASALQAALGCNVEIRIKRSDCHHAKNHPKVKKFPFCLFRRARRTKMSNQNDTSVSENVNNPARTIRNTDGNALSIDFTGQEPGKTSCCFLRSAKLHKKIRSLETFTTSETDHNLGLPVSGTATTRTCLCVDDTHVRCCFCKEIACCNAVDRQKKDSKVHCWKSPLKKVWQHRVRQQGAA